In Microbacterium laevaniformans, a single window of DNA contains:
- a CDS encoding TlyA family RNA methyltransferase, with protein MTARLDAALASRGLSRSRTQAARDIEAGLVTVDGVYVLKPSMPVSDDAVLVVDGADHYVSRAAHKLLAALDAFDVEVAGREALDLGASTGGFTQVLRERGASRVVAVDVGHDQLAPLIRSDAGVCVVEGFNVRYMTAASVSDAAGFPIHPDVIVADLSFISLTLVMPAIAAVAPAHSDIILLIKPQFEVGRTGVREGLVTDAAARADAAAGVLWAAWDAGLATAGFISSPLTGTHGNHEYLVHLRPRDQRPPDDGDALASHGNPTEWLRTIDEATGAV; from the coding sequence GTGACGGCTCGACTCGACGCGGCCTTGGCCTCTCGCGGGCTGTCCCGGTCGCGCACGCAGGCGGCCCGCGACATCGAGGCGGGTCTGGTCACCGTCGACGGTGTCTACGTGCTCAAGCCGTCGATGCCGGTGTCGGATGACGCTGTGCTCGTGGTCGACGGCGCCGATCACTACGTGAGCCGGGCAGCACACAAGCTCCTGGCAGCCCTCGACGCCTTCGACGTGGAGGTCGCGGGTCGCGAAGCGCTCGACCTCGGGGCGTCGACGGGCGGGTTCACTCAGGTACTGCGCGAGCGTGGAGCGAGTCGGGTCGTCGCGGTCGACGTCGGCCACGACCAGTTGGCTCCCTTGATCCGAAGCGATGCGGGCGTCTGCGTCGTGGAGGGGTTCAATGTCCGGTACATGACGGCCGCGTCGGTGTCCGACGCGGCCGGCTTTCCCATCCACCCCGATGTGATCGTTGCGGACTTGTCGTTCATTTCGCTCACGCTGGTGATGCCGGCCATTGCGGCTGTCGCGCCGGCGCACAGCGACATCATCCTGCTGATCAAGCCGCAGTTCGAGGTGGGGCGCACCGGTGTGCGTGAGGGCCTGGTCACGGATGCCGCGGCTCGCGCCGACGCTGCGGCCGGGGTGCTGTGGGCTGCGTGGGATGCGGGGCTGGCGACGGCGGGATTCATCTCTTCGCCCCTCACCGGCACGCACGGCAATCACGAGTACCTCGTCCACCTGCGCCCGCGCGATCAGCGTCCACCGGATGATGGCGACGCGCTGGCCTCCCATGGCAATCCGACAGAATGGCTGAGGACGATCGACGAAGCGACGGGAGCGGTATGA
- a CDS encoding NAD kinase, which yields MTDPTTPRSILVVAHARRDDTVAAARRVIAALIAADARPVLAVDDPQLVDALSDLGPLAALGTDVAVTDIELAVVLGGDGTILRAAELVRDGAAPILGINMGHVGFLAEIDPDDIDDAMRRIIACDYQVEERMTLSVRVKDAGGDVIYETWALNEATVEKAARERMMEVVMEIDRRPLSSFGCDGVVIATPTGSTAYNFSAGGPVIWPTVDAIAVVPLSAHALFARPLVVGPEATVAIEVLARTDGTGIMWCDGRRSHDLPPGARVVVRKSSQPVRLARLHPAPFTDRLVRKFQLPVTGWRGPDETSASRPMGAEGRA from the coding sequence ATGACAGATCCGACAACGCCGCGCTCCATCCTCGTCGTGGCGCACGCGCGCCGCGACGACACGGTGGCAGCGGCTCGGCGCGTGATCGCCGCGCTCATCGCCGCCGATGCTCGTCCGGTGCTCGCGGTGGACGATCCGCAGCTGGTGGATGCGCTGTCGGATCTCGGCCCCCTCGCCGCCCTGGGGACCGACGTCGCGGTCACCGACATCGAGCTGGCGGTGGTGTTGGGCGGCGACGGCACGATTCTGCGCGCCGCCGAGCTCGTGCGCGACGGTGCCGCCCCGATCCTCGGCATCAACATGGGGCACGTCGGCTTCCTTGCCGAGATCGATCCGGACGACATCGACGATGCGATGCGTCGCATCATCGCCTGCGACTATCAGGTCGAGGAGCGGATGACGCTCTCCGTGCGCGTCAAGGACGCGGGCGGAGACGTCATCTACGAGACCTGGGCCCTCAACGAGGCCACCGTCGAGAAGGCGGCGCGGGAGCGGATGATGGAGGTCGTCATGGAGATCGACCGCCGACCGCTGTCGAGTTTCGGTTGCGACGGCGTCGTGATCGCCACCCCGACCGGCTCCACCGCCTACAACTTCTCAGCCGGCGGCCCGGTGATCTGGCCCACCGTCGACGCGATCGCCGTCGTTCCGCTGTCGGCTCACGCGCTGTTCGCGCGCCCGCTGGTGGTGGGACCAGAAGCCACTGTTGCGATCGAGGTGCTCGCGCGCACGGACGGCACGGGAATCATGTGGTGCGACGGCAGACGCTCTCACGACCTGCCGCCCGGGGCTCGCGTCGTCGTACGCAAGTCCTCGCAGCCCGTGCGCCTTGCGCGCCTGCATCCGGCTCCGTTCACCGACCGGCTGGTGCGGAAGTTCCAGCTGCCGGTGACCGGATGGCGCGGTCCCGATGAGACCTCAGCATCACGGCCGATGGGCGCGGAGGGGCGCGCGTGA